In Haloplanus rubicundus, one DNA window encodes the following:
- the mobA gene encoding molybdenum cofactor guanylyltransferase, producing the protein MSERTAVVLAGGRSTRFGDEDKAVADLAGAPMIRRVVDRVAPAVDAVVINCRAAQRAAIAEALDGAAVPVSFAEDDYPDEGPMAGMATGLRAVESEYAFVVACDMPFVDPGFVDYLFERAAGHDAAVPRPEQWFETTHAVYRAAAMADACEAALAEGEERIVAPLFELDFVVVDADEVRDHGVPHTFENCNTRADFEDAARRLEERS; encoded by the coding sequence ATGTCCGAGCGTACTGCCGTCGTGCTCGCCGGCGGCCGGTCGACGCGGTTCGGCGACGAGGACAAGGCAGTGGCCGACCTCGCGGGGGCACCGATGATCCGGCGGGTGGTCGACCGCGTGGCGCCGGCCGTCGACGCCGTCGTGATCAACTGCCGCGCCGCCCAGCGCGCGGCGATAGCCGAGGCCCTCGACGGCGCCGCCGTTCCCGTCTCCTTCGCGGAGGACGACTACCCCGACGAGGGGCCGATGGCGGGGATGGCGACGGGGCTCCGCGCCGTCGAGAGCGAGTACGCCTTCGTCGTCGCCTGCGACATGCCGTTCGTCGATCCGGGCTTCGTCGACTACCTGTTCGAGCGCGCGGCGGGTCACGACGCCGCGGTCCCCCGGCCGGAGCAGTGGTTCGAGACTACCCACGCCGTCTACCGCGCCGCGGCGATGGCCGACGCCTGCGAGGCGGCGCTGGCGGAGGGTGAAGAACGTATCGTCGCGCCGCTGTTCGAGCTCGATTTCGTCGTCGTCGACGCCGACGAAGTGCGCGACCACGGCGTCCCCCACACCTTCGAGAACTGCAACACACGGGCGGACTTCGAGGACGCGGCGCGGCGGTTGGAGGAGCGTTCGTAG
- the truA gene encoding tRNA pseudouridine(38-40) synthase TruA has protein sequence MPTLAFRVAYDGRPYSGFQRQPDVPTVEDALLDALRALGVLDGDDVPPGYAAAGRTDAAVSALAQTVAFEAPDWLTPAAFNAELPGTVRAWASADAPDDFHATHDATRRTYRYHLYGPTLDDARVRAALDRLAGEGDFHNLTTDDEGTVRTLETDCARDGDFLVLTVAADGFARHMVRRIVGLVRAVGSGESSLERVERVLAPEPLDGPAGVPTAPATPLVLADVTYPRLAFDPDPAAVESARDVFGERRVEALTAARVTDDLCNGIE, from the coding sequence ATGCCGACCCTCGCCTTCCGCGTCGCCTACGACGGCCGCCCCTACTCGGGCTTCCAGCGCCAGCCCGACGTGCCGACCGTCGAGGACGCGCTGCTCGACGCCCTGCGTGCCCTCGGGGTGTTGGACGGCGACGACGTACCACCCGGCTACGCCGCCGCCGGCCGCACCGACGCGGCCGTCTCGGCGCTGGCCCAGACCGTCGCCTTCGAGGCGCCGGACTGGCTCACGCCCGCGGCGTTCAACGCCGAGCTGCCGGGGACGGTCCGAGCGTGGGCGTCCGCCGACGCCCCCGACGACTTCCACGCGACCCACGACGCGACGCGGCGGACCTACCGCTATCATCTGTACGGGCCGACCCTCGACGACGCCCGGGTGCGTGCGGCGCTCGACCGACTGGCCGGCGAGGGTGATTTCCACAACCTCACGACCGACGACGAGGGGACGGTCCGGACCCTCGAAACCGACTGCGCCCGCGACGGCGACTTCCTCGTCCTGACCGTCGCGGCGGACGGCTTCGCCCGGCACATGGTCCGCCGCATCGTCGGACTGGTGCGGGCCGTGGGAAGCGGTGAGAGCAGCCTCGAACGGGTGGAGCGCGTCCTCGCCCCGGAGCCGCTGGACGGGCCGGCGGGCGTCCCGACGGCCCCGGCGACGCCGCTCGTCCTCGCGGACGTGACCTACCCCAGACTCGCGTTCGACCCCGACCCCGCGGCCGTCGAGAGCGCGCGCGACGTCTTCGGGGAGCGGCGTGTCGAGGCGCTGACCGCCGCCCGCGTTACCGACGATCTGTGTAACGGGATCGAGTGA